ATCTCCAGCGTGGCGGAACCGATTTCCTGCCCGGGAGCGAGTTCGCTCAATGCAATCGACACGGCGTTACTGCCCTTCTCCTCGGACGAGGATTGATGACACGGCGGTGGCGACTTTTTCGCCCTCCGTGGTGGAGATCTCCGAGCGGGTGGTGAGCAGGGCGCCGTCGCCCATGGCCCGGACGGCATCCACGGAAAGCTCAGCGATGAGTTCGTCGCCGGCGACGATTGGCCGGTGGTGGGTGAAGCGCTGGTCGGCGTGCACCACGCGGGTGAAGTCGATGCCGGCGTCGGGGTCTGAGATGAGCTGCGCGTCGGCGCGCTGG
This genomic interval from Arthrobacter sp. zg-Y820 contains the following:
- a CDS encoding MaoC family dehydratase N-terminal domain-containing protein; protein product: MSINPELQGRSYPASEPYQVGREKIREFARAVQASHAAHFDVAEAERLGYADLVAPPTFAVIVAQRADAQLISDPDAGIDFTRVVHADQRFTHHRPIVAGDELIAELSVDAVRAMGDGALLTTRSEISTTEGEKVATAVSSILVRGEGQ